One region of Streptomyces sp. CG4 genomic DNA includes:
- a CDS encoding anti-sigma regulatory factor, with product MSQIAGEPAANQDFVEVRLPAAGAYLSVLRTATAGLAARLDFTLDEIEDLRIAVDEACAILLQQAVPGSVLSCVFRLVDDSLEVTVSAPTTDGHAPSRDTFAWTVLSALAGKVSSAVDEDKTVSISLYKQRGAGPGPA from the coding sequence GTGTCCCAGATCGCAGGCGAGCCCGCGGCGAATCAGGACTTCGTGGAAGTCCGGCTGCCGGCCGCGGGTGCCTACCTGTCGGTGCTGCGGACGGCCACGGCCGGTCTCGCGGCCCGCTTGGACTTCACCCTGGACGAGATCGAGGACCTGCGCATCGCCGTCGACGAGGCTTGCGCGATCCTGCTCCAACAGGCCGTGCCCGGCTCCGTGCTCAGCTGTGTCTTCCGGCTCGTCGACGACTCGCTGGAGGTCACGGTCTCGGCGCCGACCACGGACGGTCATGCCCCGTCGCGGGACACCTTCGCCTGGACCGTGCTGTCGGCCCTCGCGGGCAAGGTCTCGTCCGCCGTGGACGAGGACAAGACCGTGTCGATCAGCCTCTACAAACAGCGCGGCGCGGGCCCCGGCCCGGCGTGA